The following are from one region of the Lytechinus pictus isolate F3 Inbred chromosome 4, Lp3.0, whole genome shotgun sequence genome:
- the LOC129258318 gene encoding L-rhamnose-binding lectin CSL3-like: MAATARKVIFCCFLVAASIGASRAILGRACEGGTLSLECPNGFLIRINHANYGRTAGAGICPHSHIQTTSCFAGSSLSIVNTNCDGRSSCSVSATNGVFGDPCVGTYKYLEVDYSCHRDPDCTRERTCEGGSINLHCPAETPAIHICSALYGRQLPGLSVCPDPRIQTINCAASSSLSRVRSFCQGRSSCSVAASNNVFGDPCGGTYKYLEIEYECARLGRMCEGGTLSLSCSSGQAILVLDAFYGRMAGPEICPDPRVSNQNCRAASSVSIVETACNGQTSCSVGARNSVFGDPCVGTYKYLEVLYQCV; the protein is encoded by the exons ATGGCTGCAACAGCAAGAAAAGTGATTTTCTGTTGCTTCCTAGTGGCTGCATCGATTGGAGCTTCTCGTGCGATTT TGGGAAGGGCATGTGAAGGAGGAACCCTTTCTCTGGAGTGTCCTAACGGATTCCTCATCCGTATCAACCATGCAAATTATGGTCGTACTGCCGGCGCAGGTATCTGCCCTCATAGCCATATCCAGACAACATCATGCTTCGCCGGCTCTTCACTCAGTATCGTTAACACCAACTGTGATGGAAGATCATCATGCAGTGTCTCAGCTACCAATGGCGTATTCGGCGACCCCTGTGTTGGTACCTACAAGTACCTCGAGGTAGACTACTCCTGCCACCGTGATCCCGACTGTACAAGAGAACGCACATGTGAAGGAGGTTCCATTAACCTGCACTGCCCTGCAGAGACCCCGGCTATTCACATCTGCAGTGCCCTGTACGGCCGACAACTTCCCGGATTATCTGTGTGCCCCGATCCTAGGATCCAAACCATCAACTGCGCCGCTTCCAGCTCCTTGTCTAGAGTTCGATCATTCTGTCAAGGCCGATCTTCCTGTTCCGTCGCTGCTTCTAATAATGTCTTTGGTGACCCTTGCGGCGGAACTTACAAGTACCTGGAAATCGAATACGAATGTGCACGACTTGGTCGAATGTGTGAAGGAGGTACCCTATCCCTCAGCTGTTCATCTGGACAGGCCATCTTAGTCTTGGATGCGTTCTACGGACGCATGGCAGGTCCAGAAATCTGTCCCGATCCCCGGGTGTCCAATCAAAATTGTCGAGCGGCGAGCAGTGTCAGCATCGTCGAAACCGCATGCAATGGCCAAACATCATGTTCCGTGGGTGCAAGGAACAGCGTCTTCGGAGATCCTTGCGTGGGGACTTACAAGTATCTCGAAGTTCTCTACCAAT GTGTCTGA